A genomic region of Streptomyces sp. NBC_00247 contains the following coding sequences:
- a CDS encoding 5-formyltetrahydrofolate cyclo-ligase, giving the protein MTDESSDAPSAKTALRRELLAARAALTTGELAGSAAALAGTALTLPELSGARTVAAYVSVGSEPGTRALLDLLRARGVHVLLPVLLPDDDLDWAVYEGPDRLLKAGRGLLEPGGPRLGPPAVLDADAVLLPGLAADTRGMRLGRGGGSYDRVLARLAAAGAHPALVVLLYDDEVVARVPAEPHDHPVDAVVTPAGTRRFGR; this is encoded by the coding sequence ATGACCGACGAGTCGTCCGACGCCCCGTCCGCGAAGACCGCCCTGCGGCGTGAGCTCCTCGCCGCGCGGGCGGCGTTGACCACCGGGGAACTCGCCGGCTCCGCCGCCGCCCTGGCCGGTACCGCGCTCACCCTGCCCGAACTCTCCGGTGCCCGGACCGTCGCCGCCTATGTGTCGGTGGGGAGCGAGCCGGGTACCCGCGCGCTGCTCGACCTGCTGCGGGCACGGGGCGTACACGTCCTGTTGCCGGTGCTGCTGCCCGACGACGACCTGGACTGGGCGGTGTACGAGGGTCCGGACCGGCTGCTGAAGGCGGGACGCGGGCTGCTCGAACCCGGCGGCCCCCGGCTCGGCCCTCCGGCCGTCCTCGACGCGGACGCTGTACTGCTGCCCGGCCTCGCGGCCGACACCCGGGGCATGCGGCTCGGCCGGGGCGGGGGCAGTTACGACCGGGTGCTGGCCCGGCTCGCCGCGGCGGGGGCGCATCCGGCGCTGGTGGTGCTGCTGTACGACGACGAGGTGGTCGCGCGGGTTCCGGCGGAACCGCACGACCACCCCGTGGACGCCGTCGTCACTCCGGCCGGAACCCGCCGCTTCGGCCGGTGA
- the glp gene encoding molybdotransferase-like divisome protein Glp, translated as MSSTIWSVDEHLADILGAVGPLEPIELQLADAQGCVLVEDVVVRIALPPFDNSSMDGYAVRVADVTGASEEFPSVLTVVGDVAAGSDGLPDGGAVGPGQAARVMTGAPLPKGAEAVVPVEWTDGGTGEGPAATMRAHRDAPEGASGEVRVYRAAEARAHVRASGSDVKPGDLALAAGSVLGPPQIGLLAAIGRATVKVRPRPRVVVVSTGSELVQPGEELAGGQIYDSNSYALTAAARDAGALAYRVGAVTDDAETLRTTIEDQLIRADLVVTTGGVSVGAYDVVKEALSSVGDEDEPGSGIDFRTLAMQPGKPQGFGSIGHDHTPLLALPGNPVSAYVSFELFVRPAIRALMGLEEVRRPTVRAALTTSVPLTSPAGKRQFLRGTYDEVSGTVVPVGGSGSHLIAALARADALIVIPEDVTSVEPGTETEVVLLR; from the coding sequence GTGAGCAGCACGATCTGGTCGGTCGACGAGCACCTCGCCGACATCCTGGGCGCTGTCGGGCCGCTCGAACCCATCGAGCTGCAACTGGCCGACGCTCAAGGGTGCGTACTGGTCGAGGACGTCGTGGTGCGGATCGCGCTGCCCCCCTTCGACAACAGCTCCATGGACGGCTACGCGGTCCGGGTCGCCGACGTCACCGGGGCGAGCGAGGAGTTCCCCTCGGTGCTCACCGTCGTCGGCGACGTGGCGGCCGGCAGCGACGGGCTCCCCGACGGCGGGGCGGTCGGCCCCGGCCAGGCCGCCCGTGTCATGACCGGCGCCCCGCTGCCCAAGGGCGCCGAGGCGGTGGTCCCCGTCGAGTGGACGGACGGCGGTACGGGCGAGGGACCCGCCGCGACCATGCGCGCCCACCGGGATGCCCCCGAGGGCGCGAGCGGTGAGGTCAGGGTGTACCGCGCCGCCGAAGCCCGTGCCCACGTCCGGGCCTCCGGCAGCGATGTGAAGCCGGGTGACCTGGCCCTCGCGGCCGGGTCGGTCCTCGGGCCGCCGCAGATCGGCCTGCTCGCCGCGATCGGCCGCGCCACGGTCAAGGTCCGCCCCCGCCCCCGCGTGGTCGTCGTCTCCACCGGCAGCGAACTCGTCCAGCCCGGAGAAGAGTTGGCGGGCGGACAGATCTACGACTCCAACAGCTACGCGCTCACCGCCGCCGCCCGCGACGCCGGTGCCCTCGCCTACCGCGTCGGCGCGGTCACCGACGACGCCGAGACCCTCCGCACCACGATCGAGGACCAGCTCATCCGGGCCGACCTGGTGGTCACCACCGGAGGCGTCAGCGTGGGCGCGTACGACGTCGTCAAGGAGGCGCTCTCCTCGGTCGGCGACGAGGACGAGCCCGGCAGCGGCATCGACTTCCGCACACTCGCCATGCAGCCCGGCAAGCCCCAGGGCTTCGGCTCCATCGGCCACGACCACACCCCGCTGCTGGCTCTCCCGGGCAACCCGGTCTCCGCCTACGTCTCCTTCGAACTCTTCGTCCGCCCGGCGATCCGCGCGCTGATGGGCCTGGAAGAGGTGCGCCGGCCCACCGTCCGCGCCGCCCTCACCACCTCAGTGCCGCTCACCTCCCCGGCCGGGAAGCGGCAGTTCCTGCGCGGCACCTACGACGAGGTGTCGGGCACCGTCGTCCCCGTGGGCGGCTCCGGCTCGCACCTGATCGCCGCGCTGGCGCGGGCGGACGCGCTGATCGTGATCCCCGAGGACGTCACCTCCGTGGAGCCCGGCACGGAGACCGAAGTGGTCCTGCTCCGCTGA
- the galU gene encoding UTP--glucose-1-phosphate uridylyltransferase GalU, with translation MTESTPRISKAVIPAAGLGTRFLPATKATPKEMLPVVDKPAIQYVVEEAVTAGLSDVLMITGRNKRPLEDHFDRNYELESALTRKGDDERLSKVQESSDLATMHYVRQGDPRGLGHAVLCAAPHVGDQPFAVLLGDDLIDPRDALLARMVEVQEREGGSVVALMEVDPEQIHMYGCAAVDGTATDDVVRVTGLVEKPDRADAPSNLAIIGRYVLDPAVFDILRRTEPGRGGEIQLTDALQLLAADEKIGGPVHGVVFKGRRYDTGDRGDYLRAIVRLACEREDLGPDFRTWLRRYVNEEM, from the coding sequence ATGACTGAGTCGACACCCAGGATCAGCAAGGCCGTCATCCCGGCCGCAGGTCTGGGCACCCGCTTCCTGCCGGCCACGAAGGCCACTCCCAAGGAGATGCTGCCCGTCGTCGACAAGCCGGCCATCCAGTACGTCGTCGAAGAAGCCGTCACGGCGGGTCTCTCCGACGTACTGATGATCACCGGACGGAACAAGCGTCCGCTGGAAGACCACTTCGACCGGAACTACGAGCTGGAATCCGCGCTCACCCGCAAGGGGGACGACGAACGCCTCTCGAAGGTACAGGAGTCCAGCGACCTCGCCACCATGCACTACGTCCGCCAGGGCGACCCCCGCGGCCTCGGCCACGCCGTGCTGTGCGCCGCCCCGCACGTCGGCGACCAGCCGTTCGCGGTCCTCCTCGGCGACGACCTCATCGACCCGCGCGACGCGCTGCTGGCGCGGATGGTGGAGGTCCAGGAGCGCGAGGGCGGCAGCGTCGTCGCGCTGATGGAGGTCGATCCGGAACAGATCCACATGTACGGCTGCGCCGCGGTGGACGGCACCGCCACCGACGACGTCGTCCGGGTCACCGGCCTGGTGGAGAAGCCCGACCGGGCCGACGCGCCCAGCAACCTCGCCATCATCGGCCGGTACGTGCTCGACCCCGCCGTCTTCGACATACTCCGACGGACCGAGCCCGGCCGGGGCGGCGAGATCCAGCTCACCGACGCCCTCCAGCTGCTCGCCGCGGACGAGAAGATCGGCGGGCCCGTGCACGGCGTCGTCTTCAAGGGGCGCCGATACGACACCGGCGACCGGGGCGACTACCTGCGGGCCATCGTGCGGCTCGCGTGCGAACGCGAGGACCTGGGCCCGGACTTCCGTACCTGGCTCCGCCGTTACGTCAACGAGGAGATGTAG
- a CDS encoding MFS transporter, which produces MASTVPVRPGYGQLLRTPGAWTFLLPGFAARQPFAMLTIGIVLLVQHTTGSYGSAGAVAAVSGVSMALFAPQSGRLADRFGQRTVLLPGVLVHAVSVGALTALALAHAPLWALFAAAVPTGASIPQIGPMVRARWAALLGPAPGRPASPLMATAAAFESVTDEFTFVLGPVLTTALCTGVHPAAGLVTEATLTLLGGALFAARRSTEPAPHSPTADSAPRTSALAVPGVRVLAVTFLGIGAVFGGMQVSLTAFAEEIGHPGVNGLLYGVFASGNMLAGIVCGAVAWKRGPRRRLVVGYAALTLTASALWAVHSAPLMAGLGFLVGLSVAPALISGYTLVDALVPASARTEAFTWLTGSVALGQAAAVTVAGRLADERGASSGFVVPLVATVLALATLLILRSRLLPTASARAVARGIGHREPVTVD; this is translated from the coding sequence GTGGCGTCCACGGTCCCCGTCCGTCCCGGATACGGGCAACTCCTGCGCACCCCCGGTGCGTGGACCTTCCTGCTCCCGGGCTTCGCCGCCCGGCAGCCCTTCGCGATGCTGACCATCGGCATCGTCCTGCTCGTCCAGCACACCACCGGCTCCTACGGCAGCGCGGGCGCCGTCGCGGCCGTCTCCGGTGTCTCGATGGCCCTGTTCGCCCCGCAGAGCGGCCGGCTGGCGGACCGGTTCGGGCAGCGGACCGTGCTGCTGCCCGGCGTACTGGTGCACGCGGTGTCGGTCGGCGCACTGACGGCGCTCGCGCTGGCGCACGCGCCCCTGTGGGCGCTCTTCGCCGCCGCCGTACCGACCGGTGCCTCGATCCCGCAGATCGGCCCCATGGTGCGCGCCCGTTGGGCGGCGCTGCTGGGGCCCGCACCCGGCCGTCCGGCCTCCCCGCTGATGGCGACCGCCGCCGCGTTCGAATCGGTGACCGACGAGTTCACCTTCGTCCTGGGGCCGGTCCTCACCACGGCGCTCTGCACCGGCGTGCACCCGGCGGCCGGGCTGGTCACCGAAGCGACGCTGACCTTGCTCGGCGGGGCGCTCTTCGCGGCGCGGCGCTCCACCGAGCCCGCCCCGCACTCCCCCACCGCGGACTCCGCGCCGCGTACCTCCGCCCTCGCGGTCCCCGGCGTCCGGGTGCTCGCCGTCACCTTCCTGGGCATCGGCGCGGTCTTCGGCGGCATGCAGGTCTCGCTGACCGCCTTCGCCGAGGAGATCGGCCACCCCGGGGTGAACGGCCTGCTGTACGGAGTCTTCGCCTCCGGCAACATGCTGGCCGGGATCGTCTGCGGCGCCGTCGCCTGGAAGCGCGGCCCCCGCCGCAGACTCGTCGTCGGGTACGCCGCCCTGACCCTGACCGCGTCCGCGCTCTGGGCGGTGCACTCCGCGCCGCTGATGGCCGGGCTCGGCTTCCTGGTCGGGCTCTCCGTCGCGCCCGCGCTGATCAGCGGGTACACCCTGGTCGACGCGCTGGTCCCGGCCTCCGCCCGGACCGAGGCCTTCACCTGGCTGACCGGCTCGGTGGCCCTGGGGCAGGCGGCGGCCGTCACGGTGGCCGGCCGGCTGGCCGACGAACGGGGCGCGAGCAGCGGATTCGTCGTGCCGCTGGTGGCCACGGTGCTCGCGCTGGCGACCCTGCTGATCCTGCGTTCGCGGCTTCTGCCGACCGCGTCCGCGCGGGCCGTGGCACGTGGGATCGGTCACCGGGAGCCGGTCACGGTGGACTGA
- a CDS encoding penicillin acylase family protein produces the protein MPANTTVSAGPSAAKKSGRKKGRRARLIVIVLVLALVAGVGYGAYWSVATVRASYPQTTGTIEVPGLTGDVEVKRDDYGIPQVYADTDADLFRAQGFVQAQDRFYEMDVRRHMTAGRLSEMFGSSQVETDSFLRTLGWRKVAQEEYDKVLSADTKKNLQAYADGVNAYLKGKDGKDISVEYAALNLTNDYKPTEWTPVDSVAWLKAMAWDLRGNMQDEIDRSLMTSRLTAKQIADLYPEYPYDKHETIVGEGAVSSATGEFDPDAEASDSTVDGDTVTGATEGLNTQLGALSDTLDEIPALLGPNGNGIGSNSWVVSGSHTTTGKPLLANDPHLAPMLPSLWYQMGLHCREVSAKCQYDTAGYTFSGMPGVIIGHNQDVAWGLTNLGADVTDLFLEKVSTDGYLYDGKTVPFTTREETIKVAGGKSRKITVRETNNGPVVSDRSGELEKVGQKAPVAGAAPDRASGYAVSLKWTALQPGHSMDAVFELDRADDFASFREAAEHFEVPSQNLVYADTKGNIGYQAPGWIPVRKSGDGTMPMPGWSSKYGWEKDPIPFSELPYEYNPERGYIVTANQAVVDEKYPELLTKDWGYGTRSQRINDLIASKIKGGEKISTDDMTKMQMDNTSEIAALLVPKLLSINIADKDVREAQKLLEGWDYTQDSDSAAAAYFNGVWRNILMLAFGDKLPKEMRVEGDCIYVTRADSTGPVDEQNKLVRECGQRDADSAQPDGGDRWNEVVSKILDDEDNDWWKVPAQGRETAINNRDQLFARAMDDARWELTAKLGKDISTWSWGRLHQLTLKNQTLGTSGPGLLQKALNRGPWNLGGGEAAVDATGWNAAGGYDVIWVPSMRMVLNVGDWDKSRWINLTGASGHAFSAHYTDQTDKWVNGELLDWSFGADAVSASTAETLTLKPAAATG, from the coding sequence ATGCCCGCCAACACAACCGTCTCTGCCGGTCCTTCCGCTGCGAAGAAATCCGGCCGGAAGAAGGGGCGACGCGCCCGCCTCATCGTGATCGTCCTGGTCCTGGCGCTGGTCGCGGGCGTCGGGTACGGCGCGTACTGGTCCGTCGCCACGGTCCGGGCCTCGTACCCGCAGACCACAGGAACGATCGAGGTCCCCGGCCTGACCGGAGACGTCGAGGTCAAACGCGACGACTACGGCATCCCCCAGGTCTACGCGGACACCGACGCCGACCTCTTCCGCGCCCAGGGCTTCGTCCAGGCGCAGGACCGCTTCTACGAGATGGACGTCCGCCGTCACATGACGGCCGGGCGGCTCTCCGAGATGTTCGGTTCCAGCCAGGTGGAGACCGACTCCTTCCTCCGCACGCTCGGCTGGCGGAAGGTCGCGCAGGAGGAGTACGACAAGGTCCTCAGCGCCGACACCAAGAAGAACCTCCAGGCGTACGCGGACGGCGTCAACGCGTATCTGAAGGGCAAGGACGGGAAGGACATCTCCGTCGAGTACGCGGCGCTGAACCTGACCAACGACTACAAGCCCACCGAGTGGACTCCGGTCGACTCGGTCGCGTGGCTGAAGGCGATGGCCTGGGACCTGCGCGGCAACATGCAGGACGAGATCGACCGCTCGCTGATGACCAGCAGGCTCACGGCGAAGCAGATCGCGGACCTGTACCCCGAGTACCCGTACGACAAGCACGAGACGATCGTCGGCGAGGGCGCGGTCTCCTCCGCCACCGGCGAGTTCGACCCGGACGCCGAGGCGAGCGACTCGACCGTGGACGGGGACACCGTCACCGGTGCCACCGAGGGACTCAATACCCAGCTCGGCGCGCTCTCCGACACCCTGGACGAGATCCCGGCGCTGCTCGGCCCGAACGGCAACGGCATCGGGTCGAACTCCTGGGTCGTCTCCGGCTCCCACACCACCACCGGCAAGCCGCTGCTGGCGAACGACCCGCACCTGGCGCCGATGCTGCCCTCGCTCTGGTACCAGATGGGGCTGCACTGCCGCGAGGTCTCGGCGAAGTGCCAGTACGACACCGCCGGATACACCTTCTCGGGCATGCCCGGGGTGATCATCGGTCACAACCAGGACGTCGCCTGGGGGCTCACCAACCTCGGTGCCGACGTGACCGACCTCTTCCTGGAGAAGGTCTCCACCGACGGCTACCTCTACGACGGCAAGACGGTCCCCTTCACCACCCGTGAGGAGACCATCAAGGTCGCCGGCGGAAAGAGCCGGAAGATCACCGTCCGCGAGACCAACAACGGCCCCGTCGTCTCGGACCGGAGCGGCGAGCTGGAGAAGGTCGGCCAGAAGGCCCCGGTCGCCGGCGCCGCCCCCGACCGCGCGTCCGGGTACGCCGTCTCGCTCAAGTGGACCGCGCTCCAGCCCGGCCACTCCATGGACGCCGTCTTCGAGCTGGACCGCGCCGACGACTTCGCGTCCTTCCGCGAGGCCGCCGAGCACTTCGAGGTCCCCTCCCAGAACCTCGTCTACGCGGACACCAAGGGCAACATCGGCTACCAGGCACCCGGGTGGATCCCGGTCCGCAAGTCCGGTGACGGCACCATGCCGATGCCCGGCTGGTCCTCGAAGTACGGCTGGGAGAAGGACCCGATCCCCTTCAGCGAGCTGCCGTACGAGTACAACCCGGAGCGTGGCTACATCGTCACCGCGAACCAGGCGGTCGTGGACGAGAAGTACCCCGAGCTGCTCACCAAGGACTGGGGCTACGGGACCCGCAGCCAGCGCATCAACGACCTCATCGCGTCGAAGATCAAGGGCGGCGAGAAGATCTCGACCGACGACATGACGAAGATGCAGATGGACAACACCAGCGAGATCGCCGCGCTGCTGGTGCCCAAGCTGCTGAGCATCAACATCGCCGACAAGGACGTCCGCGAGGCGCAGAAGCTGCTGGAGGGCTGGGACTACACCCAGGACTCCGACTCGGCCGCCGCCGCGTACTTCAACGGCGTCTGGCGCAACATCCTGATGCTGGCCTTCGGCGACAAGCTGCCCAAGGAGATGCGCGTCGAGGGCGACTGCATCTACGTCACCCGGGCCGACTCCACCGGGCCCGTCGACGAGCAGAACAAGCTCGTCCGTGAATGCGGCCAGCGCGACGCCGACTCGGCGCAGCCCGACGGCGGCGACCGCTGGAACGAGGTCGTCTCCAAGATCCTGGACGACGAGGACAACGACTGGTGGAAGGTTCCGGCCCAGGGCCGCGAGACCGCCATCAACAACCGCGACCAGCTGTTCGCCCGTGCCATGGACGACGCCCGCTGGGAGCTGACCGCCAAGCTCGGCAAGGACATCTCCACCTGGAGCTGGGGCCGGCTGCACCAGCTGACGCTGAAGAACCAGACCCTCGGCACCTCCGGTCCCGGCCTGCTCCAGAAGGCCTTGAACCGCGGTCCGTGGAACCTCGGCGGTGGCGAGGCGGCGGTCGACGCCACCGGCTGGAACGCGGCCGGCGGCTACGACGTCATCTGGGTGCCGTCGATGCGGATGGTGCTGAACGTCGGTGACTGGGACAAGTCCCGCTGGATCAACCTGACCGGCGCCTCCGGGCACGCGTTCAGCGCGCACTACACCGACCAGACGGACAAGTGGGTCAACGGCGAACTGCTCGACTGGTCCTTCGGCGCCGACGCGGTCAGCGCCTCGACGGCCGAGACGCTGACCCTCAAGCCGGCTGCGGCCACCGGCTGA
- a CDS encoding MogA/MoaB family molybdenum cofactor biosynthesis protein: MSASGFPPAGGDPSEGPGPAPYTALVITASNRAAAGVYADKGGPVLVDGLTALGFATDGPLVVPDGEPVELSLRAGIATGYDVILTTGGTGISPTDLTPEMTRRVLDHEVPGIPEAIRAENRAAVPTAALSRGLAGVAGRTLIVNLPGSTGGVRDGLAVLGRIVTHAVDQLRGGDHPLPGSPS; the protein is encoded by the coding sequence GTGAGCGCCTCCGGCTTCCCGCCCGCCGGCGGCGACCCGTCCGAGGGCCCCGGCCCGGCCCCGTACACCGCCCTCGTCATCACCGCCTCCAACCGCGCCGCCGCGGGTGTCTACGCCGACAAGGGCGGACCGGTCCTCGTCGACGGACTCACCGCTCTCGGCTTCGCCACGGACGGACCGCTGGTCGTGCCGGACGGCGAACCGGTGGAGCTGTCGCTGCGCGCCGGGATCGCCACCGGCTACGACGTCATCCTGACCACGGGCGGCACCGGCATCTCGCCCACCGACCTCACTCCGGAGATGACCCGGCGGGTGCTGGACCACGAGGTACCCGGCATCCCGGAGGCGATCCGCGCCGAGAACCGCGCCGCCGTGCCGACCGCGGCGCTCTCCCGAGGGCTCGCCGGGGTCGCCGGGCGCACGCTGATCGTGAACCTGCCCGGTTCGACCGGCGGGGTGCGCGACGGGCTCGCCGTCCTCGGCCGGATCGTGACGCACGCCGTCGACCAACTGCGCGGCGGCGACCACCCCCTGCCCGGGAGCCCGTCCTGA
- the moaC gene encoding cyclic pyranopterin monophosphate synthase MoaC, with translation MSTQNRLTHIDEAGAARMVDVSAKDVTARVARASGRVLVSPRVIELLRGEGVPKGDALATARIAGIMGAKRTPDLVPLCHPLAVSGVEVDLSVADDAVEISATVKTTDRTGVEMEALTAVTVAALTVIDMVKAVDKAAVITDVRVEAKSGGKSGDWVRPEPSGADA, from the coding sequence TTGAGTACGCAGAACAGGCTGACGCACATCGACGAGGCTGGCGCGGCCCGCATGGTCGACGTCTCGGCGAAGGACGTCACGGCGCGCGTCGCCCGGGCGAGCGGCCGGGTCCTCGTCTCGCCGCGGGTGATCGAACTGCTGCGGGGCGAGGGAGTCCCCAAGGGCGACGCCCTCGCCACCGCGCGGATCGCCGGGATCATGGGAGCCAAGCGCACCCCCGACCTCGTCCCGCTCTGCCACCCGCTCGCCGTCTCCGGCGTCGAGGTCGACCTGAGCGTGGCGGACGACGCCGTCGAGATCAGCGCCACGGTGAAGACCACGGACCGCACCGGCGTCGAGATGGAGGCGCTGACGGCGGTCACGGTCGCCGCGCTCACGGTGATCGACATGGTCAAGGCGGTCGACAAGGCGGCCGTCATCACCGACGTACGGGTCGAGGCCAAGTCCGGCGGCAAGTCCGGCGACTGGGTACGCCCGGAGCCGAGCGGAGCGGACGCGTGA
- a CDS encoding FmdB family zinc ribbon protein, translating to MPTYQYQCTECGEGLEAVQKFTDDALTVCPNCNGRLKKVFSAVGIVFKGSGFYRNDSRGSSSSSTPASPSTKSSDSASKSSSSSGSDSGSSSSSASTASASSSAGSSASSTSSSGSAA from the coding sequence GTGCCGACCTATCAGTACCAGTGCACCGAATGTGGCGAAGGCCTTGAGGCGGTGCAGAAGTTCACCGATGACGCCTTGACCGTGTGCCCGAACTGCAATGGACGCCTCAAGAAGGTGTTCTCCGCGGTCGGCATCGTCTTCAAGGGTTCCGGTTTCTACCGGAACGACAGTCGTGGATCGTCGTCGAGCAGCACCCCTGCTTCGCCGTCCACGAAGTCGTCCGACTCCGCTTCGAAGTCGTCGTCCTCGTCGGGCTCCGACTCCGGCTCGTCGTCGTCTTCGGCTTCCACCGCTTCGGCCTCGTCGTCGGCCGGTTCGTCGGCCTCCTCGACCTCGTCGAGCGGCTCGGCCGCCTGA
- a CDS encoding S-methyl-5'-thioadenosine phosphorylase, whose protein sequence is MSTGAGTGSAAVPGAASGPRAEIGIIGGSGFYSFLDDATEVRVKTPYGDPSDSVFLGDIAGRRVAFLPRHGGGHHLPPHRINYRANLWALRSLGVSQVLGPCAVGGLRPEYGPGTLLVPDQLVDRTKARTQTYYDGEPLPDGTVPNVVHLGFADPYCPRGRAAALAAARGQDWDAVDGGTLVVVEGPRFSTRAESRWHAAMGWSVVGMTGHPEAVLARELGLCYSTMALVTDLDAGAEAGEGVSHEEVLQVFAENVDRLRSVLFDAVGRLPSEENRDCVCARALDGLDTGIALP, encoded by the coding sequence ATGAGCACTGGTGCGGGTACGGGTTCGGCGGCGGTGCCGGGCGCGGCCTCCGGGCCCCGCGCGGAGATCGGCATCATCGGGGGTTCGGGCTTCTACTCCTTCCTGGACGATGCCACCGAGGTCCGGGTGAAGACGCCGTACGGGGACCCCAGCGACTCCGTGTTCCTGGGCGACATCGCCGGTCGCCGGGTCGCCTTCCTGCCCCGGCACGGCGGCGGCCACCACCTTCCGCCGCACCGCATCAACTACCGGGCCAACCTCTGGGCGCTGCGCTCGCTCGGTGTGAGCCAGGTGCTCGGCCCCTGCGCGGTCGGCGGGCTGCGGCCCGAGTACGGCCCGGGCACACTGCTCGTCCCGGACCAGCTGGTCGACCGCACCAAGGCGCGCACCCAGACCTACTACGACGGCGAACCGCTGCCCGACGGCACGGTGCCGAACGTGGTGCACCTCGGATTCGCCGACCCGTACTGCCCCCGGGGGCGCGCCGCCGCACTCGCCGCCGCGCGCGGACAGGACTGGGACGCGGTGGACGGCGGGACGCTGGTGGTGGTCGAGGGGCCGCGCTTCTCGACCCGCGCGGAATCGCGCTGGCACGCGGCGATGGGCTGGTCGGTGGTGGGGATGACGGGCCACCCCGAGGCGGTGCTCGCCCGTGAGCTGGGCCTCTGCTACTCCACGATGGCCCTGGTCACGGACCTGGACGCGGGGGCCGAGGCGGGTGAGGGGGTCTCCCACGAGGAGGTGCTCCAGGTGTTCGCCGAGAACGTGGACCGGCTGCGCTCGGTGCTCTTCGACGCGGTGGGCCGACTGCCCTCCGAGGAGAACCGCGACTGTGTGTGCGCCCGTGCGCTGGACGGGCTCGACACGGGGATCGCGCTGCCGTAG